A genomic segment from Streptomyces antibioticus encodes:
- a CDS encoding BlaI/MecI/CopY family transcriptional regulator, whose translation MTDDDRQRPRRRGQGELEALVLSALREAGEPVTAGWVQERLGGDLAYTTVITILTRLLGKGAVTRERCGRSFAWLAASDEAGLAAHRMRRVLDGERDRGAVLASFVTGLGPDDERLLRELLDRPEAD comes from the coding sequence GTGACGGACGACGACCGGCAGCGCCCCCGACGGCGGGGACAGGGCGAGCTGGAGGCACTGGTGCTGTCGGCCCTGCGGGAGGCCGGCGAACCGGTGACGGCCGGCTGGGTGCAGGAACGCCTCGGCGGCGACCTCGCCTATACGACGGTGATCACCATCCTGACCAGGCTGCTCGGCAAGGGCGCGGTCACCCGCGAGCGCTGCGGACGCTCCTTCGCCTGGCTGGCCGCGTCCGACGAGGCCGGTCTCGCCGCGCACCGGATGCGCCGGGTGCTGGACGGCGAGCGCGACCGCGGGGCCGTGCTCGCCAGCTTCGTCACCGGTCTCGGTCCCGACGACGAGCGGCTGCTGCGCGAGCTGCTGGACCGGCCGGAGGCCGACTGA
- a CDS encoding ion transporter, with protein MQHDLAERCRAITGTRWFSVAVLALILANALVLGVETYTGFAARRHDELKLVEHCFLAAFTVEILLRAGAHADRPRDFLRDPWNLFDLAVVLCAFLPVIRENATVLRLLRLARVLRAARFLPQLRIVLVAVARSLPGTVSFLLVGALLLYVYAMVGWLFFAAEDPEHYGSLGRAVLTLFLLMTLDGLGDAVRAGLEISRWSIAYYASYVLLGSFVLVNVLIGVVLTSLEEARDMERDLESPGAPAPPTSQSTSQPSPQPSSQPTSQEVLHARVTAARRALADLERSLADLTPPPPAPERDPARPSR; from the coding sequence ATGCAGCACGACCTGGCCGAGCGGTGCCGGGCGATCACCGGGACCCGCTGGTTCTCCGTCGCCGTCCTCGCCCTCATCCTCGCCAACGCGCTGGTCCTGGGCGTCGAGACGTACACGGGCTTCGCCGCCCGCAGGCACGACGAGCTGAAACTCGTAGAGCACTGCTTCCTGGCCGCGTTCACCGTGGAGATCCTGCTGCGCGCCGGCGCCCACGCCGACCGCCCCCGCGACTTCCTCCGCGACCCCTGGAACCTCTTCGACCTCGCCGTCGTCCTGTGCGCCTTCCTGCCGGTGATCCGCGAGAACGCCACGGTGCTACGGCTCCTGCGCCTGGCCCGTGTCCTGCGCGCGGCGCGCTTCCTGCCCCAACTGCGCATCGTCCTGGTCGCGGTGGCCCGCAGCCTGCCGGGCACGGTCAGTTTCCTGCTGGTCGGCGCGCTGCTGCTCTACGTGTACGCCATGGTCGGCTGGCTCTTCTTCGCGGCCGAGGACCCCGAGCACTACGGCTCCCTCGGCCGCGCCGTCCTCACGCTCTTCCTGCTGATGACCCTGGACGGCCTGGGCGACGCCGTCCGCGCCGGCCTGGAGATCTCCCGCTGGAGCATCGCGTACTACGCCTCGTACGTGCTGCTGGGCTCGTTCGTCCTGGTGAACGTGCTGATCGGCGTGGTGCTGACGTCCCTGGAGGAGGCGCGGGACATGGAACGCGACCTGGAGTCTCCCGGGGCTCCGGCTCCGCCCACATCGCAGTCCACTTCGCAGCCTTCTCCACAGCCCTCTTCGCAGCCCACGTCGCAAGAGGTCCTGCACGCCCGTGTCACCGCCGCGCGGCGGGCGCTGGCGGACCTGGAGCGGAGCCTCGCCGACCTCACGCCCCCTCCGCCGGCCCCGGAACGTGACCCCGCCCGCCCCTCGCGCTGA
- a CDS encoding phosphatase PAP2 family protein has protein sequence MGRALRETGLFRGITPRAILWATAAAVALGFLIALEFTARHYDIPGPITVQAREAVFPPKSGFLLYAGMALMMVVLPWRQRLTATAAAIGIDVVIAAVRWAADLGSTEGHFFGNGALWVLLAYGVIALTRRTGPERVLLLKGVGLGLLLVAGRKAGDTWLLITSKSRPVVLDQYMATADHALGNPSWLVGRLVTATGAIGFNILDIVYGQLAVAAVIVSLYQLRNVAAERRFPAHHLVRTFLVIGLLGPGIYMIYPVVGPIFAYGTGAAHWESVSLWTDPPATAHWAVADLWPNTPPPVGTPQHMPFDEITPRNCMPSLHTAWATAIYIHTRKAPRFLRHAGTFWLLATLAATLGFGWHYGVDLIAGVVFVLTIEAALRAQARGWDTSSTWLVMYGATTFATLLLTYRYLPTQMAHHPWLAGPLLLLAMTSVIYAYIRTTTTWTLDAPSPAKNEPQPELV, from the coding sequence ATGGGCAGAGCATTGAGAGAAACCGGACTTTTCCGCGGAATCACCCCCCGCGCGATACTGTGGGCCACCGCCGCCGCGGTGGCCCTCGGATTCCTCATAGCCCTCGAATTCACCGCGCGCCATTACGACATACCGGGCCCGATCACCGTCCAGGCCCGCGAAGCGGTATTCCCGCCCAAATCAGGCTTCCTGCTCTACGCCGGCATGGCGCTGATGATGGTGGTCCTCCCGTGGCGGCAACGCCTCACGGCGACCGCCGCCGCCATCGGCATCGACGTCGTCATCGCGGCCGTCCGCTGGGCGGCGGACCTGGGGAGCACCGAGGGCCACTTCTTCGGCAACGGCGCCCTCTGGGTCCTGCTGGCCTACGGCGTCATCGCCCTCACCCGCCGCACCGGCCCGGAACGCGTCCTGCTGCTCAAGGGCGTCGGCCTGGGCCTGCTCCTGGTGGCCGGCCGCAAGGCGGGCGACACCTGGCTGCTGATCACCTCGAAGTCCCGCCCGGTCGTCCTCGACCAGTACATGGCGACCGCCGACCACGCGCTCGGCAACCCGTCCTGGCTGGTGGGCCGTCTGGTCACGGCGACCGGCGCGATCGGCTTCAACATCCTGGACATCGTCTACGGCCAGCTCGCGGTGGCCGCGGTCATCGTCTCGCTCTACCAACTGCGCAACGTCGCCGCCGAGCGCCGTTTCCCGGCCCATCACCTGGTCCGCACGTTCCTGGTGATCGGCCTCCTCGGCCCCGGCATCTACATGATCTACCCGGTCGTCGGCCCGATCTTCGCCTACGGCACCGGCGCCGCCCACTGGGAGTCCGTCAGCCTCTGGACCGACCCGCCCGCCACCGCGCACTGGGCGGTCGCCGACCTGTGGCCGAACACCCCGCCCCCGGTCGGCACCCCGCAGCACATGCCGTTCGACGAGATCACCCCGCGCAACTGCATGCCCAGCCTCCACACCGCCTGGGCGACCGCCATCTACATCCACACCAGAAAGGCCCCCCGCTTCCTGCGCCACGCGGGCACCTTCTGGCTCCTGGCCACCCTCGCCGCGACCCTCGGCTTCGGCTGGCACTACGGAGTGGACCTCATCGCGGGAGTGGTCTTCGTCCTGACGATCGAGGCGGCACTGAGGGCCCAGGCAAGAGGCTGGGACACGTCGTCAACATGGCTGGTGATGTACGGCGCAACGACGTTCGCCACCCTCCTCCTCACCTACCGCTACCTCCCGACCCAGATGGCCCACCACCCCTGGCTGGCGGGCCCCCTGCTCCTCCTGGCCATGACGTCGGTGATCTACGCGTACATCCGCACGACGACGACATGGACCCTCGACGCGCCCTCGCCGGCGAAGAACGAACCCCAACCGGAACTGGTCTGA
- a CDS encoding dCTP deaminase domain-containing protein, whose translation MGANRRARPDDGPQHGVLPAGILTDEDIVAYARHYDLIVPFDPENAKYASYELHASANAQILIYHGEVTAHAPLPPVNGELIIAPGATVRIDTAESIRLPDNVMANIIGLGQLYACGVTVANTYVDPGSRGPIYLALTNLGRRTVRIPVGEPIGRAQFHLLGRAVRTAHPGPVFRRSIQLRVNGEESTPPSPGQPQDDGSRSVPLIDTSAATQLAARQESLDHRLTVVKLALYAMAGAWLGLLWAIAPTSGNTMLRFINGDGVPDILKLILGLTVPTLITLCFRDVRNSLTQVSRRRSTTT comes from the coding sequence GTGGGGGCAAACAGACGAGCGCGTCCGGACGACGGACCACAGCACGGTGTCCTGCCGGCCGGAATCCTCACCGACGAGGACATCGTCGCGTACGCGCGCCACTACGACCTGATCGTCCCCTTCGACCCCGAGAACGCGAAGTACGCCTCCTACGAACTGCACGCCTCGGCGAACGCTCAGATCCTCATCTACCACGGCGAAGTCACGGCCCACGCCCCGCTGCCCCCGGTCAACGGCGAACTGATCATCGCGCCCGGCGCCACGGTCCGCATCGACACGGCCGAGTCGATCAGGCTCCCCGACAACGTCATGGCCAACATCATCGGCCTCGGCCAGCTCTACGCCTGCGGCGTGACCGTCGCCAACACCTATGTGGACCCCGGCTCCCGCGGCCCGATCTACCTGGCCCTGACCAACCTGGGCAGACGCACCGTCAGAATCCCGGTCGGCGAACCCATAGGCCGAGCCCAGTTCCACCTCCTCGGCCGCGCGGTCCGCACGGCCCACCCGGGCCCGGTCTTCCGCCGCTCGATCCAACTCCGAGTGAACGGCGAGGAGTCCACTCCACCCTCACCGGGACAACCCCAGGACGACGGCTCTCGTTCCGTCCCCCTCATCGACACGTCGGCCGCGACCCAGTTGGCCGCCCGCCAGGAGTCCCTCGACCACCGCCTCACCGTGGTCAAACTGGCCCTCTACGCCATGGCCGGCGCCTGGCTCGGCCTCCTCTGGGCCATAGCCCCCACCAGCGGCAACACGATGCTCCGCTTCATCAACGGCGACGGCGTCCCCGACATCCTCAAACTCATCCTCGGCCTGACGGTCCCGACCCTCATCACCCTCTGCTTCCGAGACGTCCGCAACTCTTTGACCCAGGTGAGCCGCCGCCGAAGCACCACCACCTGA